The Spirochaetae bacterium HGW-Spirochaetae-1 genome has a segment encoding these proteins:
- a CDS encoding hydantoinase, with protein sequence MILGLDVGGTHTDAVIIDDNRVLSTFKAVTDHYNLLSSINAAIKGVLTGFDLQKIDRVNLSTTLSTNAIVEGVLEKVGMIISSGPGIDPRNFAIDENCHIVEGSIDHRGSIVKELDRKELEKIIKKFQKQGIKVFAAVTKFSTRNPDSENNISQALSEMTDFITMGHKLSGQLSFPRRITTAYYNSAVWRVYNGFADAIDSSMKELGIDAKINILKADGGTMPLNFSRNVPVETILSGPAASILGILALCRIRDDAIVLDIGGTTTDIAIFVQGVPLIERQGISFDSRPTLVRSLETRSIGIGGDSAILVKDGEVTVGPERRGPSMAEGGSWPTLVDAFNTRGIISFKNRDSSLQGLGTLAEENGMTADDLAAAAIGYAVDAIKNAVDRFIAELNDKPVYTIHEMIEGVIIKPVKIYAMGGPVQGFVDLFKKKFGMDVVIPDNYDVANAIGAALAKTTMDIELFVDTGKGDLIIPNLDIRRKVSHRYGLEDAELDAKNYLWEYAKQMDPRMKEEDVEIIESSSFKMVSGYFSSGKDIRVKCQIKPGVTHFLGR encoded by the coding sequence ATGATTCTAGGGCTGGATGTGGGAGGAACCCATACCGATGCGGTAATTATAGATGATAACCGGGTTTTGTCCACTTTTAAGGCAGTGACGGATCACTATAATCTTTTAAGCTCCATCAATGCAGCTATAAAAGGGGTCCTGACGGGTTTTGATTTACAGAAAATCGACAGGGTGAATCTCAGCACGACCCTTTCCACCAATGCAATTGTGGAGGGAGTTCTCGAAAAAGTAGGAATGATAATATCTTCCGGCCCGGGGATCGATCCTCGTAATTTTGCCATTGATGAAAACTGCCACATTGTAGAAGGTTCCATTGATCACCGCGGGTCCATTGTCAAGGAACTGGACCGGAAGGAACTGGAAAAAATAATAAAAAAATTTCAGAAGCAGGGGATTAAGGTCTTTGCCGCCGTGACCAAATTTTCCACGAGAAATCCCGACAGCGAAAACAATATTAGCCAGGCCCTTTCAGAGATGACGGATTTTATCACCATGGGCCATAAACTTTCCGGCCAGCTCAGCTTTCCCCGAAGGATCACCACGGCCTATTATAACTCCGCTGTCTGGAGAGTATACAACGGTTTTGCCGACGCCATTGATTCCAGTATGAAGGAACTGGGCATCGATGCAAAGATTAATATACTCAAGGCTGACGGTGGCACAATGCCGCTCAATTTTTCCCGCAACGTTCCCGTGGAAACCATCCTGTCGGGTCCCGCTGCCAGTATCCTGGGAATTCTTGCCCTGTGCAGAATCAGGGATGATGCCATCGTGCTTGATATCGGGGGAACCACAACGGATATCGCCATCTTTGTGCAGGGCGTTCCGCTTATAGAGAGACAGGGAATATCCTTCGATTCCCGTCCCACGCTGGTCAGGTCCCTGGAAACCAGGTCCATCGGTATTGGCGGTGATTCCGCGATTCTTGTAAAAGATGGAGAAGTGACCGTGGGTCCGGAACGCCGGGGCCCGTCCATGGCAGAAGGCGGGAGCTGGCCCACGCTGGTGGATGCTTTTAATACCAGGGGCATTATCAGCTTCAAAAACAGGGATAGTTCTCTTCAGGGCCTGGGGACGCTGGCGGAGGAAAACGGCATGACTGCCGATGATCTGGCCGCTGCGGCCATTGGTTATGCCGTAGACGCCATAAAGAATGCCGTGGACCGTTTCATAGCTGAACTGAATGACAAGCCGGTATATACTATTCATGAAATGATTGAAGGCGTGATCATTAAACCGGTAAAGATCTATGCCATGGGAGGGCCGGTCCAGGGATTTGTCGACCTCTTTAAAAAGAAGTTCGGCATGGATGTGGTCATACCGGATAACTATGATGTGGCGAATGCCATAGGCGCCGCTCTGGCGAAGACCACCATGGATATTGAACTTTTTGTCGATACGGGCAAGGGGGACCTGATAATACCCAACCTGGATATTCGCAGGAAAGTATCCCACCGCTACGGGCTTGAGGACGCTGAATTGGACGCGAAAAATTATCTCTGGGAGTATGCAAAACAGATGGACCCCCGGATGAAGGAGGAGGATGTGGAGATTATAGAATCCTCATCCTTCAAGATGGTGAGCGGCTATTTCAGCTCCGGCAAGGACATACGTGTGAAATGCCAGATTAAACCGGGTGTAACCCATTTTCTGGGAAGGTAG
- the rsmA gene encoding ribosomal RNA small subunit methyltransferase A produces the protein MPYNMKKADMKSITEGYGLHPNRKYGQNFLVDDYTTDKLLKIIDIQTGDRILEIGPGLGALTGKMTERCSRLTAVEIDSGICRYLEDSLGSVPNFTLVHGDFLKTELEDNFTKIVSNLPYYCATEILFTVAGKFSARDIFVMVQKEMADRIMSPPGSKVYGALTVTLGYYYRARAVLQLGNDVFHPRPDVGSTFLHLSRREPRELDDAQLEMFHLLVKSAFWGRRKTLLKTLSESPHLRLEKNLVRSVIAEAGIDEKIRGEELSSGDYIRLALLFAKNDNM, from the coding sequence ATGCCATACAATATGAAAAAAGCCGATATGAAAAGCATCACCGAAGGGTACGGCCTGCATCCCAACAGGAAATACGGCCAGAATTTCCTTGTCGATGATTACACAACGGATAAACTGCTGAAGATCATTGATATTCAGACCGGCGATCGTATCCTTGAAATAGGACCCGGTCTCGGGGCGCTGACGGGAAAAATGACGGAACGATGCAGCCGGCTCACGGCAGTGGAAATAGATTCGGGAATCTGTCGGTATCTCGAAGACAGCCTTGGTTCTGTTCCGAACTTCACCCTGGTTCATGGTGATTTCCTGAAAACAGAACTGGAAGACAACTTTACGAAAATTGTATCGAACCTGCCCTATTACTGCGCTACGGAAATACTCTTTACCGTTGCCGGAAAATTCAGCGCCCGTGATATTTTCGTGATGGTCCAGAAAGAGATGGCTGACCGGATAATGTCGCCGCCGGGCAGCAAGGTTTACGGGGCCCTCACGGTAACGTTGGGGTATTATTACCGGGCCCGTGCCGTGCTGCAACTGGGGAACGATGTCTTTCATCCTCGGCCCGATGTGGGATCCACCTTTCTTCACCTGTCACGGCGGGAACCGCGGGAGCTCGATGACGCGCAACTGGAGATGTTTCATCTTCTGGTAAAATCGGCCTTCTGGGGACGGCGGAAAACACTTTTGAAGACGCTTTCCGAATCGCCTCACCTCCGCCTGGAAAAAAACCTGGTGCGCTCTGTCATCGCCGAGGCCGGGATTGATGAAAAAATACGCGGCGAGGAATTGAGTTCCGGCGATTATATCAGGCTGGCGCTTCTTTTCGCAAAAAACGACAATATGTAA
- a CDS encoding inositol-3-phosphate synthase yields the protein MALKDANIKKAEGKLGIVTPGLGAVATTFIAGVCLIRKGLQKPIGSLTQMGKIRVGKGDDARHIDIKDFVSLAGLKDIEFGGWDIFEDNVYEAATKAAVLKKEHIDPIKDELSAIKPWKAVFNKKYVKRLDGVWVKKGPSYWDLAQQVKDDILNFKKEKNLSRVVMVWCGSTEIYQEMIPGVHDTLANFEKALKESHERISPSMIYCYAAMDLGIPYANGAPNLCNDIPALWELSELRKAPMCGKDFKTGQTLMKTILAPGLKARMLGVTGWFSTNILGNRDGEVLDDPESFKTKEVSKLSVLDQIFQQNLYPDLYKNYYHKVTINYYPPRGDNKEGWDNIDIFGWLGYPMQIKVDFLCRDSILAAPIVLDLALFLDLSQRAGFWGNQEWLSFYWKSPMHAVDEEANHDLFVQLMRLKNTLRWMMNEPPVTYLGSETYD from the coding sequence TTGGCCTTAAAAGATGCTAACATTAAAAAAGCTGAGGGGAAGCTTGGAATCGTTACCCCTGGTCTTGGTGCAGTTGCCACCACCTTTATTGCTGGTGTATGCCTGATCAGAAAGGGGTTACAAAAACCCATAGGTTCTCTGACCCAGATGGGCAAAATCAGGGTCGGCAAGGGTGACGATGCCCGGCATATTGACATCAAAGATTTTGTTTCTCTCGCCGGCCTTAAGGATATAGAATTCGGCGGGTGGGATATATTTGAAGACAATGTTTATGAAGCGGCGACAAAGGCTGCTGTTTTAAAGAAAGAGCATATTGACCCTATAAAGGATGAGCTTTCGGCCATCAAGCCCTGGAAAGCCGTCTTCAACAAAAAATATGTAAAAAGACTCGACGGGGTTTGGGTTAAAAAAGGGCCATCTTACTGGGACCTGGCACAGCAGGTTAAAGATGATATCCTAAACTTTAAAAAGGAAAAAAACCTGAGCAGAGTCGTTATGGTCTGGTGCGGAAGTACCGAGATATACCAGGAAATGATTCCCGGCGTCCATGATACACTGGCAAACTTTGAAAAAGCCCTGAAAGAAAGCCATGAAAGAATTTCTCCCAGCATGATCTATTGCTACGCGGCAATGGACCTGGGCATTCCTTATGCCAACGGCGCCCCCAACCTCTGTAATGATATACCGGCCCTCTGGGAACTGTCCGAATTACGAAAGGCTCCTATGTGCGGCAAGGATTTTAAAACCGGCCAGACCCTCATGAAAACGATTCTGGCTCCCGGCTTAAAGGCACGCATGCTGGGTGTCACTGGATGGTTCTCCACGAACATCCTGGGCAACAGGGATGGCGAAGTTCTCGATGATCCCGAATCATTCAAAACGAAAGAAGTCAGCAAGCTTTCGGTTCTGGACCAGATATTCCAGCAGAACCTGTATCCCGATCTCTACAAAAACTACTATCACAAGGTTACCATTAACTATTATCCTCCCCGGGGAGATAACAAAGAAGGATGGGACAACATTGATATTTTCGGCTGGCTGGGATACCCCATGCAGATCAAGGTAGACTTTCTCTGCCGCGATTCCATTCTGGCAGCTCCCATTGTTCTTGACCTGGCCCTCTTTCTTGATCTCTCACAGCGAGCCGGTTTCTGGGGCAACCAGGAATGGCTTTCCTTCTATTGGAAGAGCCCCATGCACGCAGTTGATGAGGAAGCGAACCACGATCTCTTCGTGCAGCTCATGAGACTGAAAAACACGCTGCGGTGGATGATGAATGAACCGCCGGTGACGTACCTTGGATCAGAAACATACGATTGA
- a CDS encoding histone deacetylase codes for MLKAKNRMGLIFFPAFDWAISASHPEREERLLYTQDQLREEGVFDIEGIVEYKPDLALEADVMRTHFCFPDVDSVTTESHMISAGGAIRAARLVMDGEVDRAFALVRPPGHHAMKSVHGNRGFCNINNEAIMLEYIREHYGTKRIAIVDTDCHHGDGTQDIYWHDRDVLFISLHQDGRTLYPGSGHIEENGGPNARGRTINIPLPPHTSDDGFLYTIDNMVLPILADFKPEIIINSAGQDNHYTDPITNMNFSAQGYAILNEKLSPHIAVLEGGYSIQGALPYVNLGIVLAMAGVDYSHVREPDFNREAIQQDKETTRYIKKLTDSVLEAYFNPVNDRSLPPEGEFSRRRKNIFYDTDGIQETQVESVMICSDCSGVIRLESASSVNPLSLGIEIPVHACQRCRDEGYRLLESARKAKKYKTIQFINRVDREYKRFA; via the coding sequence ATGCTGAAAGCGAAAAACAGAATGGGACTGATATTTTTCCCTGCCTTTGACTGGGCCATTTCCGCATCCCATCCAGAGAGGGAGGAACGCCTTCTTTATACACAGGATCAGCTGCGTGAAGAGGGTGTTTTTGACATCGAGGGAATCGTGGAATATAAACCCGACCTGGCCCTGGAGGCCGATGTCATGAGAACCCACTTCTGTTTTCCCGATGTGGATTCAGTAACCACTGAATCGCATATGATCTCGGCTGGCGGGGCAATCCGTGCGGCGCGGCTCGTCATGGATGGTGAAGTGGACAGGGCCTTCGCCCTGGTGAGACCTCCGGGACACCATGCAATGAAATCGGTCCATGGGAACCGGGGCTTCTGCAATATCAACAATGAAGCGATCATGCTTGAGTATATCCGTGAACATTACGGCACCAAAAGAATCGCCATCGTCGATACGGACTGTCATCACGGCGACGGGACCCAGGATATTTACTGGCATGACCGGGATGTTCTTTTTATATCTCTCCACCAGGACGGGAGGACACTGTACCCGGGCTCCGGCCATATCGAAGAGAACGGCGGCCCCAATGCGCGGGGCAGGACAATCAATATTCCGCTGCCGCCCCATACCTCTGATGACGGTTTTCTGTATACCATTGACAACATGGTGCTGCCCATTCTCGCCGATTTTAAACCGGAAATAATCATAAATTCAGCAGGTCAGGATAATCATTATACCGATCCAATCACCAATATGAATTTCTCGGCCCAGGGCTACGCTATCCTGAACGAAAAGCTCAGTCCCCATATTGCCGTGCTTGAAGGGGGATATTCGATCCAGGGAGCTCTGCCCTACGTGAACCTGGGCATTGTCCTGGCCATGGCCGGTGTGGATTATTCCCATGTCCGCGAGCCCGATTTTAACCGCGAGGCCATACAGCAGGACAAGGAAACCACCCGGTATATAAAAAAACTCACCGATTCGGTTCTGGAAGCCTACTTCAATCCCGTTAATGACCGGAGCCTGCCTCCTGAAGGTGAGTTCTCCAGAAGGAGAAAGAACATCTTTTATGACACAGACGGGATACAGGAAACTCAGGTGGAATCGGTCATGATCTGCAGCGACTGTTCCGGTGTTATCCGGCTCGAGTCCGCTTCCAGTGTAAACCCCCTGAGTCTGGGCATCGAGATACCTGTACATGCCTGTCAGCGCTGCAGGGATGAGGGATACCGCCTCCTGGAGAGCGCACGCAAGGCAAAGAAATATAAGACTATTCAGTTTATTAATAGGGTGGATAGGGAGTATAAGCGTTTCGCCTGA
- the hrcA gene encoding heat-inducible transcription repressor HrcA encodes MAEVTLNNDRMLDERESAILRALVYEYILTGKPVGSRSFVQKYSFSISPATMRNVMSDLEMLGYLKQPHTSAGRIPTDRGYRFYVDSLLEKYNFSYNDEIRIKEEMITRELQLDKIFDSITKLLSNTSRYAGVMLTPRTDFAVVKRIELIPVDTNEILMILVARTGMVITKKVVVSANLTPDSLLEYSRYLTSELCGYSLHEIKMTIFERLRLEKLTGLNKEMALDIAELGLIGENESELHIDGIENLLKIPEMVEEERLNSLLNIIEEKNILRGILEITMEMDGIRTMIGEEIDDSRVTGCSVVATPYKIGNRNVGVIGVLGPTRMDYEKVVPLVDYTGKVVSDLLTRMSK; translated from the coding sequence ATGGCTGAAGTAACTTTGAATAACGATAGAATGCTTGATGAACGTGAATCCGCCATTCTGCGAGCTCTTGTGTATGAATATATTCTTACAGGTAAGCCCGTTGGCTCCCGTTCTTTTGTGCAGAAGTATTCATTCTCGATTTCACCCGCTACCATGCGGAATGTCATGTCTGATCTTGAAATGCTGGGCTACCTGAAACAGCCTCATACCTCGGCCGGGAGAATTCCCACTGACCGAGGATACCGATTCTACGTTGATTCTCTTCTTGAAAAATACAATTTCTCATACAATGATGAAATCAGAATCAAGGAGGAGATGATAACGCGGGAGCTTCAACTCGATAAAATTTTTGATTCTATAACAAAGCTGCTCTCCAATACATCAAGATATGCCGGTGTCATGCTGACACCGCGTACTGATTTTGCCGTGGTAAAAAGGATTGAACTGATTCCTGTTGACACAAATGAGATACTCATGATTCTTGTCGCCAGGACAGGCATGGTGATTACCAAGAAGGTTGTTGTTTCGGCTAATCTGACCCCCGATTCACTTCTGGAATATTCCCGGTATCTTACTTCTGAACTCTGCGGTTATTCGCTCCATGAAATCAAGATGACTATATTTGAAAGGCTTCGATTGGAAAAACTGACGGGATTGAACAAGGAAATGGCCCTGGATATTGCAGAATTGGGCCTCATCGGAGAAAATGAATCGGAATTGCACATTGACGGCATAGAAAATCTTTTGAAAATTCCTGAAATGGTTGAAGAGGAGCGGTTAAACAGCCTTCTTAATATTATAGAAGAAAAAAATATTCTCCGGGGAATTCTTGAGATAACCATGGAAATGGACGGTATCAGGACCATGATCGGTGAAGAGATTGACGATTCAAGGGTGACGGGATGCAGCGTAGTTGCCACGCCCTATAAAATCGGCAACAGAAATGTGGGTGTAATAGGTGTGTTGGGGCCCACAAGAATGGATTATGAAAAGGTGGTCCCTCTTGTGGATTATACAGGGAAGGTTGTTTCCGACCTGTTGACCCGAATGTCCAAATGA
- the grpE gene encoding nucleotide exchange factor GrpE → MVKKKNDNLDIDKGGEPLGADHLMGAGDDSAQEQVVHDLADGDDRRNADRRAAERRKEERRKDAPHIEDPELVSLREKLVEKDEEFITIQAEANSMKDLLQRRQADFENYKKRMVKMQEDGKRFAIKDFATEIIQINDDLLRALEASSSVLQTGATCDESHSSFVQGVSLISKRIEEILEKFGIVEIDAQGKEFDPNFHEAVEIEMDDSIDRDTVTTVHQKGFRIDDLVIRSSKVKVAKAVKKSTTGNDS, encoded by the coding sequence ATGGTAAAAAAGAAAAATGATAATCTCGATATTGATAAGGGCGGCGAACCGCTTGGTGCTGACCATCTGATGGGTGCCGGTGATGATTCTGCTCAGGAGCAAGTTGTACATGATCTCGCCGATGGCGATGATCGCAGAAATGCAGACAGGCGTGCGGCAGAAAGAAGAAAGGAGGAGCGAAGAAAAGATGCTCCTCATATTGAAGATCCCGAATTGGTTTCTCTACGTGAGAAGCTGGTGGAAAAGGACGAAGAGTTTATAACGATACAGGCGGAAGCCAATTCCATGAAGGATCTACTGCAAAGGCGACAGGCTGACTTTGAGAATTATAAAAAACGAATGGTGAAAATGCAGGAAGACGGCAAACGATTCGCTATAAAGGATTTCGCTACGGAGATAATACAGATTAATGATGATCTCCTTCGGGCGCTGGAAGCATCCAGTTCAGTGCTGCAGACCGGGGCTACCTGCGATGAATCTCATTCTTCCTTTGTGCAGGGAGTGTCGCTGATCTCTAAAAGAATAGAGGAAATTCTGGAAAAATTTGGTATAGTGGAAATCGATGCACAGGGGAAGGAATTCGATCCCAACTTCCATGAAGCGGTGGAAATAGAGATGGATGATTCCATTGACAGGGACACTGTGACAACGGTTCATCAGAAGGGATTCAGAATTGATGATCTGGTAATCAGGAGTTCCAAGGTGAAGGTTGCCAAGGCGGTTAAAAAATCAACCACCGGCAATGACAGCTGA
- a CDS encoding glutamine synthetase type III, translating into MKRNEPVLAAERIYEIERGKDKPISSYFGEDTFSRKVMQDKLPKNVYDKIISAIEDDKNLDIDTANAVAHAMKEWAIERGATHFAHWFQPMTGATAEKHDAFVDPVGPGEVMERFSGKQLVQGEPDASSFPSGGLRATFEARGYTAWDMTSPAFLRMNGIGTTLCIPTAFISYTGEALDKKTPLLRSVRAVNNSAMRVLRLLGNNTSKKITSSIGPEQEYFLIDKDYFFKRQDLVLAGRTVIGAPPAKGQELEDQYFGSIKERVQSYMHDVEEALFRLGIPAKTRHNEVAPSQFEIAPVYEEANLAVDHNQLVMDTLKMVSKRHNLSLLLHEKPFAGINGSGKHVNWSLSTDDGVNLLNPGDTPHDNIQFLIFLIATIKAVHKHADLLRASVGSAANDHRLGANEAPPAIISIFLGDQLTNILEDIEKGNVTAASDQEIIDMGLSAIPQLKKDNTDRNRTSPFAFTGNKFEFRAVGSSQSIAFPVTVLNTIVAESLDEVAAKLEKNKGSDIKKAVIEIVREELKDVKSVLFNGDNYADEWHKEAEKRGLPNLKTTPEALRSLVAEKALKLFEKYGVLSQVELKSRYHIRLEKYAKDIEIEAKALKQMVMTQVIPAAVNYQKHLASAIGSTASVLGGSADLGAQKDLLGVISKLINDSAKGIEVLREKVAKAEGMDDVQKKADFINSDIKTQMAAVRKDVDRLETLVDDELWQIPKFWEMLFIC; encoded by the coding sequence ATGAAACGGAACGAACCGGTGTTGGCAGCAGAAAGAATTTATGAAATCGAGAGAGGAAAGGATAAACCGATCTCTTCATACTTTGGTGAAGATACTTTCAGCCGAAAGGTCATGCAGGACAAACTGCCAAAAAATGTTTATGATAAAATTATATCCGCTATTGAAGATGATAAAAATCTCGACATCGATACGGCCAATGCCGTAGCCCATGCCATGAAGGAATGGGCCATAGAACGGGGCGCAACGCATTTCGCCCACTGGTTTCAGCCCATGACAGGCGCCACAGCCGAAAAACACGACGCCTTTGTTGATCCCGTGGGTCCCGGCGAGGTGATGGAACGCTTCTCGGGCAAGCAACTGGTGCAGGGCGAACCCGACGCATCAAGCTTCCCCAGCGGGGGGCTCCGGGCAACTTTCGAGGCCAGGGGATATACAGCCTGGGACATGACGAGTCCGGCTTTTCTCCGCATGAACGGAATCGGAACAACATTGTGCATCCCCACGGCCTTCATCTCCTATACCGGGGAAGCCCTGGACAAAAAGACCCCGCTCCTTCGATCGGTCCGGGCCGTGAATAACAGCGCCATGCGGGTATTGAGACTTCTGGGCAATAACACATCGAAAAAAATAACGTCGAGCATCGGACCGGAGCAGGAATATTTCCTCATCGACAAGGATTACTTTTTCAAACGCCAGGACCTGGTGCTGGCGGGACGAACCGTCATCGGCGCTCCTCCGGCAAAAGGGCAGGAACTGGAAGACCAGTATTTCGGCAGCATCAAAGAGCGAGTCCAGTCATACATGCATGATGTAGAAGAGGCACTTTTCAGGCTGGGCATCCCCGCCAAGACGAGACACAACGAAGTTGCACCCAGCCAGTTCGAGATAGCTCCCGTTTATGAAGAAGCGAACCTGGCCGTGGATCACAACCAGCTTGTCATGGATACGCTGAAAATGGTTTCCAAGCGACACAATCTGTCGCTGCTGCTCCACGAGAAACCCTTTGCCGGCATCAACGGATCGGGGAAACACGTCAACTGGTCATTAAGTACCGACGACGGGGTGAACCTGCTGAACCCGGGCGACACTCCCCATGACAACATACAGTTCCTCATATTTCTCATCGCCACTATCAAGGCCGTGCACAAACACGCCGACCTGTTGAGGGCTTCCGTGGGTTCCGCCGCCAACGACCATCGTCTCGGCGCCAACGAAGCACCCCCGGCCATCATCTCCATATTCCTGGGCGACCAGCTTACAAATATTCTCGAGGATATCGAGAAAGGTAATGTGACTGCCGCCTCGGATCAGGAAATCATCGACATGGGGCTATCGGCCATTCCCCAGCTGAAAAAGGATAATACGGACCGCAACAGGACATCGCCCTTCGCTTTTACAGGCAACAAGTTTGAATTCAGGGCCGTGGGCTCATCACAGTCCATCGCCTTCCCCGTGACCGTACTGAACACGATCGTGGCAGAGAGCCTCGACGAAGTGGCAGCCAAGCTGGAAAAAAATAAAGGTTCCGACATCAAAAAAGCTGTTATTGAAATCGTCCGCGAGGAACTGAAAGATGTCAAAAGCGTCCTTTTCAACGGCGACAACTATGCGGACGAATGGCACAAGGAAGCTGAAAAACGCGGACTGCCAAATCTCAAGACAACACCGGAAGCACTGCGATCCCTTGTTGCTGAAAAGGCATTGAAACTCTTCGAGAAATACGGCGTGCTCTCTCAAGTTGAACTCAAATCACGCTATCACATACGCCTGGAAAAATACGCCAAGGATATTGAAATCGAAGCCAAGGCGCTTAAACAAATGGTGATGACACAGGTTATCCCCGCAGCAGTAAATTATCAGAAACACCTTGCGTCAGCCATCGGCAGTACCGCATCGGTACTGGGCGGCAGCGCCGATCTCGGCGCACAGAAAGATCTCCTGGGCGTCATATCGAAACTTATTAACGACAGCGCCAAGGGAATCGAAGTGCTGAGGGAAAAAGTTGCCAAGGCCGAGGGAATGGACGATGTCCAGAAAAAGGCCGATTTCATCAACAGCGACATAAAAACCCAGATGGCAGCGGTCCGCAAAGACGTAGACAGGCTGGAAACGCTGGTGGACGACGAACTGTGGCAGATACCTAAATTCTGGGAGATGCTTTTTATCTGCTAG
- a CDS encoding AbrB/MazE/SpoVT family DNA-binding domain-containing protein encodes MQSAKLFMNGRSQAVRLPKEFQFSGSDVLIQKVGDAVILLPHDKSWEVFLNGLNNFTDDFMSEGRDQGKNQKREDM; translated from the coding sequence ATGCAAAGTGCTAAACTTTTTATGAATGGCCGGAGCCAGGCGGTCAGGCTGCCGAAAGAATTTCAATTTTCCGGCAGTGACGTGCTTATCCAGAAAGTCGGCGATGCCGTAATTCTTCTTCCTCATGATAAATCCTGGGAAGTATTTCTGAATGGATTAAATAACTTCACCGATGATTTTATGAGTGAGGGGCGCGACCAGGGAAAGAATCAAAAGAGAGAAGATATGTGA
- a CDS encoding VapC toxin family PIN domain ribonuclease: protein MYLLDTNICIYIINKKPVDVLQTLKTKLKKEIYISSITVAELEYGVAKSRFPEKNKISLIEFLSVFNILYFDDNDAAEFGIIKADLEKNGSMIGPMDFLISAQAKSKKLILVTNNIKEFERVKGIRIENWVKS from the coding sequence ATGTATTTACTCGATACGAATATCTGCATTTATATAATTAACAAAAAACCCGTTGATGTACTGCAAACATTAAAAACAAAATTAAAAAAAGAAATCTATATCTCATCGATAACGGTTGCAGAGTTGGAATATGGTGTGGCAAAAAGCAGGTTTCCTGAAAAGAATAAAATTTCTTTGATTGAGTTTTTGTCAGTTTTCAACATTTTATATTTTGATGATAATGATGCTGCCGAATTCGGCATTATTAAAGCAGACCTGGAAAAAAATGGCAGTATGATCGGACCAATGGATTTTTTGATTTCAGCCCAGGCTAAATCAAAAAAATTGATACTGGTTACCAATAATATAAAGGAATTCGAAAGAGTAAAAGGAATTAGAATTGAGAACTGGGTTAAAAGCTGA